In Propionimicrobium sp. PCR01-08-3, one DNA window encodes the following:
- a CDS encoding type II toxin-antitoxin system PemK/MazF family toxin produces MRPIYLARLDKTRPVLVLTRELVRPYLNSVTVAPITSTIRGLSTELPVGSRNGLDHDCVVSLDNIVTITVKDLGRQIGFLLPDQEGNLTEAMMNAFDLVTS; encoded by the coding sequence ATGAGGCCCATCTACCTCGCCAGACTCGACAAAACTCGTCCCGTACTTGTGCTCACCCGTGAACTCGTCCGCCCTTATCTGAACAGCGTTACTGTCGCGCCCATTACTTCGACCATTCGAGGGCTATCCACCGAGCTGCCGGTCGGTTCACGCAACGGCTTGGACCATGATTGCGTCGTGAGTCTCGACAACATCGTCACGATTACGGTCAAGGACCTGGGCAGACAGATCGGATTCCTGCTGCCCGATCAAGAAGGAAACCTTACTGAAGCGATGATGAATGCCTTCGATCTCGTGACCTCGTGA
- a CDS encoding O-acetylhomoserine aminocarboxypropyltransferase/cysteine synthase family protein: MADHPTYQLETLAVHAGQEESDPATNSRAVPIYQTAAYTFDDSKHAADLFALARPGNIYTRLMNPTTNVYETRIAAMEGGVGALGTATGAAAITYAVLNVASAGDNIVALSTLYGGTFALFTHTLVQFGIECRLIDPDRPGDLAGLVDDHTRLVFGETICNPKLNVIDIDAWAKASHDLGLPFMIDNTVATPYLCRPIEHGADVVVHSATKYMGGHGTSMGGAIVDAGTFDWAAHADRFPVMATPDASYHDVVWTDAAGPAAYITRARTVLMRNTGATLSPMNAWIILQGIESLHVRMDRHCENAQKVAEYLLGHPAVAWVNYPGLEDNEYHEVADRVLTGKGYSGLVSFGLTAGRQAGATFVEALQLFSHLANIGDAKSLVIHSASTTHSQLNDQELIAAGVAPEMVRLSVGIENVDDIIADIDQALAVTGK; encoded by the coding sequence ATGGCCGATCATCCGACCTATCAGCTGGAAACCTTGGCTGTGCACGCCGGTCAGGAAGAATCCGACCCGGCGACCAACTCGCGCGCCGTGCCGATCTACCAGACCGCCGCCTACACCTTCGACGACTCGAAGCACGCCGCCGACCTGTTCGCGCTGGCCAGGCCGGGCAATATCTACACCCGGCTGATGAACCCCACCACCAACGTCTATGAGACGCGGATCGCAGCGATGGAAGGCGGCGTGGGAGCGCTCGGCACCGCCACCGGCGCGGCGGCCATCACCTATGCCGTGCTGAACGTCGCCTCGGCGGGCGACAACATCGTCGCGCTGTCGACGCTGTACGGCGGCACCTTCGCGCTGTTCACCCACACCCTCGTACAGTTCGGCATCGAATGCCGGCTCATCGATCCCGATCGTCCCGGCGACCTCGCCGGATTGGTGGACGACCACACGAGGCTGGTTTTCGGCGAGACGATCTGTAATCCGAAGCTCAACGTGATCGACATCGACGCCTGGGCAAAGGCGAGCCACGATCTGGGGTTGCCGTTCATGATCGACAACACGGTGGCGACGCCCTACCTGTGCCGTCCGATCGAGCACGGGGCCGATGTCGTGGTGCATTCGGCCACCAAGTACATGGGCGGGCACGGCACCTCGATGGGCGGCGCCATCGTCGACGCGGGCACTTTTGATTGGGCCGCTCATGCCGACCGTTTCCCGGTGATGGCGACGCCTGACGCCTCCTATCACGATGTCGTATGGACAGATGCCGCCGGGCCGGCCGCCTACATCACCCGGGCCCGCACCGTGCTGATGCGCAACACCGGAGCCACCTTGTCGCCGATGAACGCCTGGATCATCCTGCAAGGCATCGAAAGCCTCCACGTCAGGATGGACCGGCACTGCGAGAACGCCCAAAAGGTGGCGGAATACTTATTGGGGCATCCCGCCGTGGCGTGGGTGAACTACCCGGGGCTCGAAGACAACGAATATCACGAGGTCGCAGACCGAGTATTGACCGGCAAGGGCTACAGCGGCCTGGTCAGCTTCGGATTGACCGCCGGACGCCAAGCAGGCGCCACCTTCGTCGAAGCCCTGCAACTGTTCAGCCACCTGGCCAACATCGGTGATGCAAAGTCTCTGGTCATCCACAGTGCATCGACCACGCATTCGCAGCTGAACGATCAAGAGCTCATTGCTGCCGGCGTCGCGCCGGAGATGGTACGGCTGTCGGTCGGCATCGAGAACGTGGACGACATCATCGCCGACATCGATCAGGCGTTGGCGGTCACCGGAAAGTGA
- a CDS encoding ABC transporter substrate-binding protein, with amino-acid sequence MQSMTRRTLLGSALLAGLAACSRPGQGANSASSGASARTAALTLGLTYVPDIQFAPAYVADSLGWFTEAGLSVTLRHHGANETLLGALQTGDEDVVFAGGGEMLQGRSEGIEVCNFATAYQNYPVTIIVPEASPIQSLADLRGHSIGLPGEYGENWFYLLAVLAQTGLTRDDLDIQSIGFTQLSALTGNKVEAVVGFLNNDVVRFAESDFAIRTISLDDPPLVSVGLGAMDQTIDERADDLTGLLEAMTRGAELCASDPEQVVQIAADYVPTLADSEQQSHALAVLDATTDLYGGQFGVQTPDRWDQMTSFFTEAGLVSSPVAATDAFTTKVVEG; translated from the coding sequence ATGCAATCCATGACCCGCCGGACCCTGCTCGGTTCGGCGCTGTTGGCCGGCCTCGCGGCCTGCTCGCGTCCCGGCCAGGGCGCCAACTCGGCGTCGTCCGGGGCTTCAGCAAGGACGGCGGCACTCACGCTCGGCCTCACCTACGTGCCGGACATTCAATTTGCTCCCGCGTATGTGGCCGACTCGCTGGGCTGGTTCACCGAGGCAGGACTATCGGTGACACTGCGCCACCACGGCGCCAACGAGACCTTGCTCGGGGCTCTGCAAACAGGCGACGAGGACGTTGTCTTTGCCGGTGGTGGAGAGATGTTGCAGGGCCGCAGCGAAGGCATCGAGGTGTGTAACTTCGCCACCGCCTACCAGAACTATCCGGTGACCATCATCGTGCCCGAGGCGTCCCCGATCCAAAGCCTTGCCGACCTGCGCGGACACAGCATCGGGCTGCCCGGCGAATACGGCGAGAACTGGTTCTACCTACTCGCCGTGCTTGCCCAGACCGGGCTGACCCGCGATGATCTCGACATTCAATCGATCGGCTTCACCCAGTTGTCGGCCCTCACCGGTAACAAGGTCGAGGCCGTGGTCGGCTTCCTCAACAACGACGTCGTTCGTTTCGCGGAATCCGACTTCGCCATCCGGACGATCAGCTTGGACGATCCGCCACTGGTCAGCGTCGGCCTCGGCGCCATGGACCAGACCATCGACGAGCGAGCCGACGATCTGACGGGCCTGCTGGAGGCGATGACCAGGGGAGCGGAGCTCTGCGCGTCCGACCCGGAGCAGGTCGTTCAGATCGCCGCCGACTATGTGCCGACCTTGGCGGATTCCGAGCAACAATCCCACGCCTTGGCGGTGCTGGACGCGACGACCGACCTTTATGGCGGACAATTCGGCGTCCAAACCCCCGACCGCTGGGACCAGATGACAAGCTTCTTCACCGAAGCAGGGCTGGTGAGTTCTCCGGTGGCCGCCACCGATGCCTTCACAACGAAGGTAGTGGAGGGATAA
- a CDS encoding ABC transporter permease, translating into MDIRIRQAPLGLRIVAPVIAGIVLVLVWWLLASFSTVPATLLPSPLSVVERLGAELASGRLWKPIGATLLEASCGCAMATVIALPVAYLIAHVRLAEATLNPYLAASQAVPAVALAPLLVIWVGYGTWPVVLLCSVMVFFPMVLATVLGLRSIDREVIDAALVDGAGRGQLARWIEWPLALPATLTGVRNGFTLSITGAVVGELVMGGSGLGQRLAVQSQSSDTTGLFSTLIVLCVLAIAIYLGMTFLEWLANPFASSSRWYRLGHLRHNN; encoded by the coding sequence ATGGATATCCGCATACGGCAGGCGCCGTTGGGTCTGCGGATTGTTGCTCCTGTTATCGCCGGCATCGTTTTGGTGTTGGTCTGGTGGTTGCTGGCTTCGTTCAGCACTGTTCCGGCAACGCTGCTGCCGAGCCCGTTGTCGGTGGTCGAGCGTCTCGGCGCCGAGCTGGCCTCGGGCAGGCTGTGGAAGCCGATCGGGGCGACGCTGCTGGAAGCATCCTGTGGCTGCGCGATGGCGACGGTTATTGCGTTGCCGGTGGCCTATCTCATCGCCCATGTGCGTCTCGCCGAGGCGACCCTCAACCCTTATCTGGCTGCCTCCCAGGCCGTGCCGGCGGTGGCCCTGGCGCCGCTGCTGGTGATCTGGGTGGGGTACGGAACGTGGCCGGTCGTCCTGCTGTGTTCTGTCATGGTCTTCTTTCCGATGGTTCTGGCCACTGTGCTCGGACTACGCAGTATCGATCGCGAAGTGATCGACGCGGCCCTGGTCGACGGGGCCGGACGCGGGCAGCTGGCTCGCTGGATCGAATGGCCCCTGGCGTTGCCCGCCACCCTGACCGGCGTTCGTAACGGCTTCACCCTGTCGATCACCGGCGCCGTCGTCGGTGAGCTGGTGATGGGCGGAAGCGGGCTGGGCCAGCGGCTCGCCGTGCAATCCCAGTCGAGCGACACCACCGGACTGTTCAGTACCTTGATCGTGCTGTGCGTTCTGGCGATCGCGATCTACCTCGGCATGACCTTTCTCGAATGGCTGGCGAATCCGTTCGCGTCCAGCTCCCGCTGGTATCGGCTCGGTCATCTTCGCCATAACAATTAA
- a CDS encoding antitoxin, which yields MSMQIAVRLPDELAQFVDAEVTAGHAPSRAAVVTRALEREQRYRAALADIEILKNTQPDDDFDALARHAAHRPLDLD from the coding sequence ATGAGTATGCAGATCGCAGTCCGGCTTCCCGATGAGCTCGCGCAGTTCGTGGACGCCGAGGTTACCGCCGGCCATGCGCCGAGTCGCGCGGCGGTTGTGACACGTGCTCTCGAACGCGAGCAGCGCTATCGTGCGGCGCTCGCTGATATCGAGATTCTCAAGAACACTCAACCAGATGACGATTTCGATGCGCTCGCCAGGCATGCAGCACATCGGCCGCTCGACTTGGACTGA